A section of the Deltaproteobacteria bacterium genome encodes:
- a CDS encoding cupin: MSELTIYRGGADNPNSISDHQEMSKLLAERGIRFEQWQASAELGPESSQEDILGAYNEQVDALKKASGFQSVDVISLHPDHPQKEVMREKFLNEHIHTDDEVRFFVDGQGLFYLHFDDIVMTVLCEKGDLISVPAHTKHWFDMGPSPDFKCIRLFTDEAGWVAQMTGDTIAERYPRFE; encoded by the coding sequence ATGAGTGAATTAACAATTTACCGTGGTGGTGCAGACAATCCGAATTCCATTTCTGATCATCAAGAAATGAGCAAGTTGCTGGCTGAGCGAGGTATTCGTTTCGAGCAGTGGCAAGCCAGTGCGGAACTTGGGCCTGAGTCTTCGCAGGAAGATATTCTGGGAGCATACAATGAGCAGGTTGATGCACTGAAGAAAGCCTCTGGGTTTCAGTCGGTGGATGTGATCAGCCTTCACCCCGACCATCCCCAAAAAGAGGTCATGCGTGAGAAGTTCTTAAATGAGCATATTCATACCGACGATGAGGTTCGATTTTTCGTCGACGGGCAAGGGCTTTTTTATTTGCACTTTGACGACATTGTCATGACCGTTTTATGCGAAAAGGGCGACTTAATAAGTGTGCCTGCTCATACCAAGCATTGGTTCGATATGGGCCCGTCTCCAGATTTCAAATGCATTCGATTGTTTACCGATGAGGCAGGGTGGGTCGCACAAATGACCGGTGACACCATTGCCGAGCGTTACCCAAGGTTTGAATAA
- a CDS encoding methylthioribulose 1-phosphate dehydratase: MPILQTESFIERAEELRAVGRFFHSRNWAPATSGNYSARVDDENIAVTVSGAHKGELTEKEIMVVNLEGERIASFHLGQRSSAETLLHTSVYQEDTSVGSVLHSHSVISTVISRMAGESVVLEGYELLKAFPGIDTHQTRLIVPVFNNQQDIPKLMAEVNAYRAHAEVFAGYLIRGHGLYSWGKNVAEARRCIEAFEFLFECELKMQRK; the protein is encoded by the coding sequence GAAGAGCTTCGAGCAGTGGGCAGGTTTTTTCATTCTCGTAACTGGGCTCCGGCGACCAGCGGTAATTATTCAGCACGTGTGGATGATGAGAATATCGCGGTGACGGTCTCGGGGGCTCATAAAGGTGAGTTAACCGAGAAAGAGATCATGGTGGTTAACTTGGAAGGGGAGCGCATCGCCTCCTTTCATTTGGGCCAACGTTCTTCAGCCGAAACATTACTTCACACGTCCGTGTATCAAGAAGATACCTCTGTAGGTTCAGTCTTACACAGCCATTCGGTGATTTCGACGGTCATTTCAAGGATGGCTGGTGAGAGTGTCGTGCTCGAGGGGTATGAGCTGCTCAAGGCATTTCCGGGTATTGATACGCATCAAACGCGTTTAATCGTTCCGGTGTTTAATAACCAGCAAGATATTCCAAAGCTCATGGCAGAGGTAAATGCTTACCGTGCTCATGCAGAGGTTTTTGCAGGTTATCTGATTCGGGGGCACGGCTTATATTCATGGGGCAAGAACGTGGCAGAGGCACGGCGCTGTATTGAGGCCTTTGAGTTTTTGTTTGAATGTGAACTCAAGATGCAGAGGAAATGA